One window of the Pseudarthrobacter sp. ATCC 49987 genome contains the following:
- a CDS encoding PP2C family protein-serine/threonine phosphatase produces MIPQPAAVPPSANSDAGPVPAPDGSSSSSSSGSSSSSSSLRLNCGYGTDRGLRREMNEDSFIASDPVFAVADGMGGHEAGEIASGICVRTLARIPQLASGKRDATAGVVQEHLLMADESIREATGARAGTTLSGVVVVEQMGAPYWLVLNIGDSRTYRLSHGQLSQVSVDHSEVQELVDAGQISQAQAAVHPRRHVVTRALGTGDEIEADYWLLPIEEGDRILVCSDGLNGELDDEHISNILRSHADPQAAVDELIQAALRSGGRDNVTCIVLDATDVSDDDGAARTAPRSAAAAEDEDTLPRTDALELAPNGELASEDRIVEGQAVDGQAVAGQAVQGQGKDATDVRK; encoded by the coding sequence ATGATTCCCCAGCCGGCCGCCGTTCCCCCCTCAGCCAACTCCGACGCCGGACCCGTGCCGGCGCCCGACGGTTCCTCCAGCAGTTCCTCCAGCGGTTCCTCCAGCAGTTCCTCCAGCCTCCGGCTCAACTGCGGCTACGGCACCGACCGTGGCCTGCGCCGCGAAATGAACGAGGACTCCTTCATTGCCTCCGACCCCGTCTTCGCGGTCGCGGACGGCATGGGCGGGCATGAGGCCGGGGAGATCGCCAGCGGCATCTGCGTCCGCACGCTCGCGCGGATCCCGCAGCTGGCGAGCGGGAAGCGGGACGCCACCGCCGGCGTCGTGCAGGAGCACCTGCTCATGGCCGACGAAAGCATCCGCGAGGCCACCGGAGCCCGCGCCGGCACCACACTCTCCGGCGTCGTGGTGGTGGAGCAGATGGGCGCGCCGTACTGGCTGGTCCTCAATATCGGCGACTCCAGGACCTACCGCCTCAGCCACGGCCAGCTCAGCCAGGTCAGCGTCGACCACTCCGAGGTCCAGGAGCTCGTGGACGCCGGGCAGATCAGCCAGGCGCAGGCTGCCGTGCACCCGCGCCGGCACGTCGTCACCCGTGCCCTTGGCACCGGCGACGAGATCGAGGCCGACTACTGGCTGCTGCCCATCGAGGAAGGCGACAGGATCCTGGTCTGCTCCGACGGGCTCAACGGCGAACTCGACGACGAGCACATCTCCAATATCCTCCGTTCCCACGCGGACCCGCAGGCGGCCGTGGATGAGCTCATCCAGGCGGCCCTGCGCAGCGGCGGCCGGGACAATGTCACCTGTATTGTGCTCGACGCGACGGATGTCAGCGACGACGACGGCGCCGCCCGGACAGCGCCGCGCAGCGCCGCCGCAGCGGAGGACGAGGACACCCTGCCCCGCACGGACGCACTGGAGTTGGCCCCCAACGGGGAACTGGCGTCTGAGGACCGGATTGTCGAAGGACAGGCTGTGGACGGCCAGGCTGTTGCAGGACAGGCTGTTCAAGGACAGGGCAAGGACGCGACTGATGTCAGGAAGTAA
- a CDS encoding RDD family protein: protein MTDDAERCPRCQQPLRQGAAFCTSCGTPLSNRSARNARNVRELPLAPLIPGSIPVTQGPATGRGQGGGPSKPNKLELVPAAAGKRLGAAVLDWLPPVAILTILLAIGAAGITRSQSGGFIVYDTSSLVLFGGIGAGLTVIYTVVLATLESRSGVTPGNSLMGIRSTDADGFAPGGGAVFLRGLITGAGVLLAVIATAAVMMFQWFGIALLVLGPLVFLAAAWAVVVVLSSSWDSNGKLRGWHDTAAKTLVFDVKAGRNPITTGGIQGPYSFAPLDLPPVQQVASPLAGALAAAPAVLHPHQRQPAAGVQPPVVVQQPAAAHRAAAQPSVPQPASFAPPARTAAVPPGTHPDDDHDRTQVRGDTHAPVTVAMLRIRLDDGRDIELDRTVLVGRNPAGHPGEDPVQLIPVADPGRSISKTHLHLLAGNGGVWVTDRNSTNGSAVTTPDGIRTALAAGEPTHVRPGSTVHFGDRSFYLGQA from the coding sequence ATGACCGACGACGCCGAACGCTGCCCGCGCTGCCAGCAGCCGCTCCGCCAGGGGGCTGCCTTCTGTACCTCCTGCGGCACGCCGCTGAGCAACCGTTCCGCCCGGAACGCCCGCAATGTGCGGGAGCTGCCCCTCGCCCCACTGATCCCCGGTAGTATCCCGGTAACGCAAGGCCCGGCCACGGGCCGCGGACAAGGGGGAGGTCCTTCCAAGCCGAACAAGCTTGAGCTGGTACCCGCCGCTGCCGGAAAGCGGCTGGGTGCCGCCGTCCTGGACTGGCTGCCGCCAGTCGCCATCCTGACAATCCTGCTGGCGATCGGTGCCGCCGGGATCACCAGGAGCCAAAGCGGCGGCTTCATCGTGTACGACACGTCGTCCCTGGTGCTGTTCGGCGGTATCGGTGCGGGCCTCACGGTCATCTACACCGTGGTTCTTGCCACGCTCGAAAGCCGTTCCGGCGTGACCCCCGGCAACAGCCTCATGGGCATCCGCAGCACTGATGCTGACGGCTTCGCGCCGGGCGGGGGAGCGGTGTTCCTCCGCGGCCTTATCACCGGCGCCGGCGTGCTGCTCGCCGTGATCGCCACCGCGGCCGTCATGATGTTCCAGTGGTTCGGCATCGCCCTCCTGGTGCTGGGGCCGCTGGTGTTCCTGGCCGCAGCCTGGGCTGTCGTCGTGGTGCTCTCCAGCTCCTGGGACTCCAACGGCAAGCTCCGCGGCTGGCACGATACCGCCGCCAAGACCCTCGTCTTCGATGTGAAGGCCGGCCGCAACCCGATCACCACCGGCGGCATCCAGGGCCCGTACAGCTTCGCGCCGCTGGACCTTCCTCCGGTCCAGCAGGTCGCCTCGCCGCTGGCGGGGGCCCTGGCCGCAGCTCCGGCCGTACTCCATCCCCACCAGCGGCAGCCGGCTGCAGGCGTGCAACCGCCGGTCGTTGTGCAGCAGCCCGCCGCCGCACATCGCGCAGCCGCGCAGCCTTCGGTTCCCCAGCCGGCGTCGTTCGCGCCGCCCGCCCGGACTGCCGCCGTTCCGCCGGGCACCCACCCCGACGACGACCACGACCGCACCCAGGTCCGCGGCGACACGCACGCCCCGGTCACCGTGGCGATGCTCCGGATCCGGCTGGACGACGGCCGCGACATCGAGCTGGACCGTACGGTGCTGGTCGGCCGGAACCCCGCCGGACACCCCGGCGAGGACCCGGTGCAGCTCATCCCGGTCGCGGATCCCGGCCGTTCCATTTCCAAGACCCACCTCCATCTGCTTGCCGGAAACGGGGGCGTCTGGGTGACGGACCGCAACTCCACCAACGGCAGCGCCGTCACCACCCCGGACGGCATCCGTACCGCCCTCGCGGCGGGGGAGCCCACCCACGTCCGCCCAGGTTCCACCGTGCACTTCGGTGACCGCTCCTTCTACCTAGGACAGGCATGA
- a CDS encoding transglutaminase-like domain-containing protein, producing the protein MSTATTPRRRNNTPAAKRSGTPSGFAGGQPAWHPALDAGALTVLLGLGVLGFSLSFGGDPYYLIAGFGGILLGLALAAANVHFRLGLLISSALTLGVYLVFGTALAVPEASIAGVLPTLDSLRTLLLGVVFAWKDMLTVGVPVGTAGGTLIVPFLSSLLTALAAGLLIWRLKSPYWPLLPVLVLFITGIAFSTNAGFLTVERGISLTVVAIAWATFRRDALRRSDTRKVSVNRLETDEATARAATLRRLGTAAAVIAIAIGITAVASPLVTAGDDRRVLRNTIVPPFDPKDYVTPLASFRNFVKDKKDDNLFVVKGLPKDARVRLAALDSFNGTNYNMDPNGSGSFSKVGDAKSINTLADAGGIVPSNNYALDITIEDYQGYFLPGGRRTTGISFARDGSGAASGLYFNAGTDTAVTTKGLAKGDSYRVQVADPATLEHGQLTQYDFAKISLPDPAEVPPVIGSQANDLAADAPTAIDRVRQVEAHFQQKGAFSNGLIADGQLPSVSGHGANRIRSLLTAKQMLGDDEQYAVAMSLMLRHLGIPSRVVMGFYPDPKSPENGAGEVQITGKDVHAWVEVAFDRAGWVSFDPTPPKDNVPIPPDPENKSKPKPQVLQPPPPPQEPADLPPDSSPDALDADEKKNNPWLFWGPLLTAIGLALIPVGILALPLLLIALLKSRRRKARFSDGPPTQRVGGGWNEVVSLATDLGAGVDSRATRRESAVVLADAFPAAQGTTTLLAHRADAAIFGAGQPSEDQVRQYWEIVDGSLKEMTGTLGFWGRQRARFSPRSLLADGRAVLTAGGLKLRLPGRKRAAPAGPETPAGTVESGPAAAAHPDAAAGTAADASQPARKNHHEP; encoded by the coding sequence ATGAGCACCGCAACAACGCCACGCCGCCGGAACAACACACCGGCCGCGAAGCGTTCCGGCACACCTTCCGGCTTCGCCGGGGGCCAGCCGGCCTGGCATCCCGCGCTCGACGCCGGCGCCCTCACCGTGCTGCTCGGCCTCGGCGTGCTCGGTTTCAGCCTCAGCTTCGGCGGCGACCCGTACTACCTGATCGCAGGCTTCGGCGGCATCCTGCTGGGCCTCGCCCTCGCCGCGGCCAACGTGCACTTCCGGCTTGGCCTGCTCATCAGCAGCGCCCTCACACTCGGCGTGTACCTCGTGTTCGGCACCGCCCTGGCAGTCCCGGAGGCCTCGATCGCCGGCGTCCTGCCCACCCTCGACTCACTGCGCACGCTGCTGCTGGGGGTCGTGTTCGCCTGGAAGGACATGCTCACCGTCGGCGTCCCGGTCGGCACCGCCGGCGGGACCCTGATTGTGCCGTTCCTGAGCTCGCTCCTCACCGCGCTGGCCGCCGGGCTGCTGATCTGGCGGCTCAAGAGCCCGTACTGGCCGCTGCTGCCGGTGCTGGTGCTGTTCATCACCGGCATCGCCTTCAGCACGAACGCCGGATTCCTGACCGTGGAACGCGGCATCTCACTCACCGTGGTCGCCATCGCCTGGGCCACCTTCCGCCGCGACGCGCTCCGCCGCAGCGACACCCGCAAGGTCTCCGTCAACCGGCTGGAGACGGATGAGGCCACCGCCCGCGCCGCCACCCTGCGCCGGCTGGGCACCGCCGCCGCCGTGATCGCCATCGCCATCGGAATCACCGCCGTCGCGTCGCCCCTGGTCACCGCGGGCGACGACCGCCGGGTGCTGCGCAACACGATCGTTCCGCCGTTCGACCCCAAGGACTACGTCACCCCGCTGGCGAGCTTCCGGAACTTCGTCAAGGACAAAAAGGACGACAACCTCTTCGTCGTCAAGGGCCTGCCCAAGGACGCCCGGGTGCGGCTCGCCGCGCTCGACTCCTTCAACGGCACCAACTACAACATGGACCCGAACGGCTCCGGCAGCTTCAGCAAGGTGGGCGACGCGAAATCCATCAACACCCTGGCGGACGCCGGCGGGATCGTGCCCAGCAACAACTATGCCCTTGACATCACGATCGAGGACTACCAGGGCTACTTCCTCCCTGGCGGCCGCAGGACCACCGGCATCAGCTTCGCCCGCGACGGCTCCGGCGCGGCCTCCGGCCTGTACTTCAACGCCGGCACGGACACGGCAGTGACCACCAAGGGACTGGCGAAGGGCGACTCCTACCGCGTCCAGGTGGCCGACCCCGCCACCCTGGAACACGGGCAGCTGACGCAGTACGACTTCGCCAAGATCTCCCTGCCGGACCCCGCCGAGGTGCCGCCCGTCATCGGGTCCCAGGCGAACGACCTCGCCGCCGACGCCCCCACGGCCATCGACCGGGTCCGCCAGGTCGAGGCGCACTTCCAGCAGAAAGGCGCCTTCAGCAACGGCCTGATCGCCGACGGCCAGCTCCCCAGCGTCTCCGGCCATGGTGCCAACCGCATCCGGAGCCTGCTCACCGCCAAGCAGATGCTCGGCGACGACGAACAGTACGCAGTCGCGATGTCGCTGATGCTGCGCCACCTTGGCATCCCCTCCCGCGTGGTCATGGGGTTCTACCCGGATCCCAAGAGCCCGGAAAACGGCGCCGGCGAAGTGCAGATCACCGGCAAGGACGTCCACGCCTGGGTCGAAGTCGCCTTCGACCGCGCCGGCTGGGTGTCCTTCGACCCCACCCCGCCGAAGGACAACGTGCCGATCCCGCCGGATCCGGAGAACAAGTCCAAACCCAAGCCGCAGGTGCTGCAGCCGCCGCCTCCGCCGCAGGAGCCCGCGGACCTTCCGCCGGACTCCTCACCGGATGCGCTGGATGCCGACGAGAAGAAGAACAACCCCTGGCTGTTCTGGGGCCCTCTCCTGACGGCGATTGGCCTCGCGCTGATCCCGGTCGGGATCCTGGCGCTGCCGCTGCTGCTGATCGCCCTGCTGAAATCCCGGCGCCGGAAGGCCCGCTTCAGCGACGGCCCCCCGACGCAGCGCGTCGGCGGCGGCTGGAACGAAGTCGTCAGCCTCGCGACCGACCTCGGCGCAGGTGTGGACAGCCGCGCCACCCGGCGGGAGTCCGCCGTCGTACTCGCCGACGCGTTCCCGGCCGCCCAGGGAACCACCACGCTGCTCGCCCACCGGGCCGACGCCGCAATCTTCGGTGCCGGCCAGCCGAGCGAGGACCAGGTGCGGCAGTACTGGGAGATCGTGGACGGCTCGCTCAAGGAGATGACCGGAACGCTCGGGTTCTGGGGACGGCAGCGGGCCCGGTTCTCGCCACGCTCCCTGCTGGCCGACGGCCGGGCCGTGCTCACAGCCGGGGGCCTCAAGCTGCGCCTCCCCGGGAGGAAACGCGCCGCGCCCGCAGGTCCGGAAACGCCGGCAGGTACAGTGGAGTCCGGCCCGGCGGCAGCAGCCCACCCTGATGCGGCCGCCGGCACCGCAGCCGACGCCAGCCAGCCCGCCAGGAAGAACCACCACGAGCCATGA
- a CDS encoding DUF58 domain-containing protein yields the protein MSSSTPLTRLADRLPRPFHRDGRPTRLHPASLWAEAGSTARLALAPGWRAVRALWLRYVWPVLSVVSVLGWFVLAASVLLWTVGQAFGWQEAKAAAIAAFVLFVLAVGFILGRSSYGVVLDLARTRVAVGDSAVGSIKVSNTSARPLLPADLELPVGAATAVFHLPRMKPQQVHEDLFTIPTARRAVIVVGPVRSVRADPLHLLRRQVLWTEPEDLFVHPKTVALAGSAAGFIRDLEGMPTTDLSSADVSFHALRDYVPGDDRRHIHWKTTARTNKLMVRQFEETRRAHLAISLSINTDEYASEEEFELAISAAASIGRQAIREQRDLDVLTQKGPLRCETGRNMLDDMTRIVGAPQRKTAVDLARSLADTVPNASVVFLVVGSNVTPTQLRSASSSVPMGVRSLAVRLQSGAAPARANIGDLTVLTLGDLSDLAIVLRKAAA from the coding sequence ATGTCCTCCAGCACTCCGCTGACCCGGCTTGCTGACCGCCTGCCACGGCCCTTCCACCGGGACGGCAGGCCCACCCGCCTGCATCCTGCGTCCCTTTGGGCCGAGGCCGGCAGCACCGCCCGCCTCGCCCTCGCCCCGGGCTGGCGTGCCGTCCGCGCGCTCTGGCTGCGCTACGTGTGGCCGGTCCTCTCCGTGGTGAGCGTCCTGGGCTGGTTCGTGCTGGCGGCCTCGGTCCTGCTGTGGACCGTGGGCCAGGCCTTCGGCTGGCAGGAAGCCAAGGCGGCCGCGATCGCCGCGTTCGTCCTGTTCGTCCTCGCGGTCGGCTTCATCCTGGGCCGGTCCTCCTACGGCGTCGTCCTGGACCTGGCCCGGACCCGCGTGGCGGTGGGGGACAGCGCCGTCGGCAGCATCAAGGTCTCCAACACCTCCGCCCGCCCCCTTCTGCCCGCGGACCTGGAACTCCCGGTCGGCGCAGCCACCGCGGTGTTCCACTTGCCCCGAATGAAGCCCCAGCAGGTCCATGAGGACCTGTTCACCATCCCCACCGCGCGCCGCGCCGTGATCGTGGTTGGCCCCGTCCGCTCCGTCCGGGCCGACCCCCTGCACCTGCTGCGCCGCCAGGTGCTCTGGACCGAACCCGAGGACCTGTTCGTGCACCCGAAAACCGTCGCGCTGGCAGGCTCGGCCGCCGGCTTCATCCGCGACCTCGAGGGCATGCCCACCACCGACCTGTCCAGCGCCGACGTGTCCTTCCACGCCCTGCGCGACTACGTGCCCGGGGACGACCGGAGGCACATCCACTGGAAGACCACCGCCCGCACCAACAAGCTCATGGTCCGCCAGTTCGAGGAAACCCGCCGCGCCCACCTCGCCATCTCGCTGTCCATCAACACGGACGAATACGCCTCCGAAGAGGAATTCGAGCTGGCCATCTCCGCCGCCGCCTCGATCGGACGGCAGGCGATCCGCGAACAGCGCGACCTCGACGTGCTGACCCAGAAAGGCCCGCTGCGCTGCGAAACCGGGCGCAACATGCTCGATGACATGACCCGGATCGTCGGCGCACCGCAGCGCAAAACCGCCGTCGACCTCGCCCGGAGCCTCGCGGACACCGTCCCCAACGCCTCCGTCGTATTCCTGGTGGTGGGCAGCAACGTCACCCCCACCCAGCTGCGCTCCGCCTCGTCCTCGGTGCCGATGGGCGTCCGCAGCCTCGCCGTCCGGCTCCAGTCCGGCGCCGCCCCGGCCCGGGCCAACATCGGGGACCTGACCGTACTGACCCTCGGCGACCTCTCTGATCTGGCCATCGTGCTGAGAAAGGCGGCAGCATGA
- a CDS encoding AAA family ATPase: protein MTMTTEQAEWFSGTFEKLVANVGQAVLGKAHVIRLTFTAMLAEGHVLFEDAPGTGKTSLARALAATVQGSNNRIQFTPDLLPSDVTGVTIYDQKTQKFEFHKGPIFNNIVLADEINRASPKTQSALLEVMEESRVTVDGTTYEAGRPFMVMATQNPIEQAGTYRLPEAQLDRFLIKTSIGYPDHASTVQLLGGANLKDRSKDITPVITTQAIADMADLAATTHVDTAVLEYISRLCEETRIAPETRLGVSVRGALAMVRASKVWAASQGRNFVLPDDIKDLAAVVWTHRLVMDPEAEFSGATADAVLARVLGEVAAPQQRASVA, encoded by the coding sequence ATGACCATGACCACCGAACAGGCCGAATGGTTTTCCGGCACCTTCGAAAAGCTCGTCGCCAACGTCGGGCAGGCCGTCCTGGGCAAGGCCCACGTCATCCGCCTGACCTTCACCGCCATGCTGGCCGAGGGACATGTCCTCTTCGAGGACGCCCCGGGCACCGGCAAGACCTCGCTGGCCCGGGCCCTTGCGGCCACCGTCCAGGGCTCCAACAACCGCATCCAGTTCACCCCGGACCTGCTGCCTTCCGACGTTACCGGCGTGACCATCTACGACCAGAAGACGCAGAAGTTCGAGTTCCACAAGGGGCCCATCTTCAACAACATCGTCCTGGCCGACGAAATCAACCGGGCCTCACCGAAGACCCAGTCAGCACTGCTCGAGGTCATGGAAGAATCCCGGGTCACGGTGGACGGCACCACCTACGAGGCAGGCCGCCCGTTTATGGTGATGGCCACCCAGAACCCGATCGAGCAGGCCGGCACCTACCGGCTGCCCGAGGCCCAGCTGGACCGCTTCCTGATCAAGACCTCCATCGGCTACCCGGACCACGCCTCCACGGTGCAGCTGCTCGGCGGCGCCAACCTCAAGGACCGCTCCAAGGACATCACTCCCGTCATCACCACCCAGGCGATCGCGGACATGGCCGACCTCGCCGCCACCACCCATGTGGACACTGCCGTGCTGGAATACATCTCCCGGCTTTGCGAGGAGACCCGCATTGCCCCGGAGACCCGCCTGGGCGTTTCCGTCCGAGGCGCCCTCGCCATGGTCCGCGCCTCCAAGGTCTGGGCAGCCAGCCAGGGCCGCAACTTCGTGCTCCCGGATGACATCAAGGACCTGGCCGCCGTCGTCTGGACCCACCGCCTGGTGATGGATCCGGAAGCCGAGTTCTCCGGCGCCACCGCCGACGCCGTGCTGGCGCGCGTTCTCGGCGAAGTTGCCGCACCACAGCAGCGCGCCTCCGTTGCCTAA